One Phenylobacterium hankyongense DNA segment encodes these proteins:
- a CDS encoding DUF4169 family protein, whose protein sequence is MAEPINLNKARKARQRDGARAKAAENRVRFGRTKAETTVSKLEAEKARRALDQAKRED, encoded by the coding sequence ATGGCCGAACCGATCAATCTGAACAAGGCCCGCAAGGCGCGGCAGCGGGACGGGGCGCGGGCGAAGGCGGCGGAAAACCGCGTCCGCTTCGGCCGCACGAAGGCCGAGACCACGGTGTCGAAGCTGGAGGCGGAGAAGGCCCGCCGCGCGCTCGATCAGGCCAAGCGCGAGGACTAG
- a CDS encoding DUF2171 domain-containing protein, giving the protein MIQPSEIHEHMEVVGSDGGHIGRVDHVIGDEIELTKFGLMTGLKHHMIPLSWVDHVENDALCLNLTKDAAKSAWKTKM; this is encoded by the coding sequence ATGATTCAACCGTCCGAGATCCACGAGCACATGGAAGTCGTAGGTTCCGACGGCGGCCATATCGGCCGCGTCGATCACGTGATCGGCGACGAGATCGAGCTGACCAAGTTCGGCCTAATGACCGGCCTGAAGCACCACATGATCCCGTTGAGCTGGGTCGACCACGTCGAGAACGACGCGCTCTGCCTCAACCTCACCAAGGACGCCGCCAAGTCGGCGTGGAAGACCAAGATGTAG
- a CDS encoding pyridoxal phosphate-dependent aminotransferase, giving the protein MSLQSAALSRVKPSATLAADQKVRELRAQGRDVIGLAAGEPDFDTPDNVKEAAIKAIRDGKTKYTTVDGIVELKEAIVAKFARENGLTYKTSQVNVSPGGKPVIYNAMVATLNPGDEVVIPAPYWVSYPDMVLLAGGEPRFVTTRAETGFKVQPADLEAAITPRTRWVLLNSPSNPSGAAYTKAELRAIADVLLRHPDVWILTDDMYEHLLFDDFEFWTIAQVEPALYDRTLTMNGVSKAYAMTGWRIGYAAGPEPLIKLMAKVMSQSTSNPSSVSQWAAVEALNGSQAFIKPNQKLFQGRRDLVVSMLNQATGLRCPTPEGAFYVYPSCEGLIGKTAPSGRTIASDQDFATELLESEGVAVVHGAAFGLSPFFRISYATSNATLEEACGRIQRFCAAVK; this is encoded by the coding sequence ATGTCGCTTCAGTCCGCCGCCCTGTCCCGCGTCAAGCCGTCCGCCACGCTGGCGGCGGACCAGAAAGTGCGCGAACTGCGGGCCCAGGGGCGCGACGTGATCGGCCTCGCCGCCGGCGAGCCCGACTTCGACACCCCCGACAACGTCAAGGAAGCCGCCATCAAGGCGATCCGCGACGGCAAGACCAAGTACACCACCGTCGACGGCATCGTGGAGCTGAAGGAGGCGATCGTCGCCAAGTTCGCCCGCGAGAACGGCCTGACCTACAAGACCTCGCAGGTGAACGTCTCGCCCGGCGGCAAGCCGGTGATCTACAACGCCATGGTCGCCACCCTGAACCCCGGCGACGAGGTGGTGATCCCCGCGCCCTACTGGGTGAGCTACCCGGACATGGTGCTGCTGGCCGGCGGCGAGCCGCGGTTCGTGACCACCCGCGCCGAGACCGGCTTCAAGGTGCAGCCGGCCGACCTCGAGGCCGCCATCACGCCGCGCACCCGCTGGGTGCTGCTGAACTCGCCGTCCAACCCGTCGGGCGCGGCCTACACCAAGGCCGAGCTGCGGGCGATCGCCGACGTCCTGCTGCGCCACCCGGACGTCTGGATCCTGACCGACGACATGTACGAGCACCTGCTGTTCGACGACTTCGAGTTCTGGACCATCGCCCAGGTCGAGCCGGCGCTCTACGACCGCACCCTGACCATGAACGGGGTCTCCAAGGCCTACGCCATGACCGGCTGGCGGATCGGCTACGCCGCCGGCCCCGAGCCGCTGATCAAGCTGATGGCCAAGGTCATGAGCCAGTCGACCTCCAACCCCTCGTCCGTCTCCCAGTGGGCGGCGGTCGAGGCGCTGAACGGGTCGCAGGCCTTCATCAAGCCGAACCAGAAGCTGTTCCAGGGCCGCCGCGACCTGGTGGTCTCGATGCTCAACCAGGCCACGGGCCTGCGCTGCCCGACGCCGGAAGGCGCGTTCTACGTCTATCCGTCCTGCGAGGGGCTGATCGGCAAGACCGCGCCCAGCGGCCGCACCATCGCCTCGGACCAGGACTTCGCCACCGAGCTGCTGGAGAGCGAAGGCGTGGCCGTGGTGCACGGCGCCGCCTTCGGTCTCTCGCCCTTCTTCCGGATCAGCTACGCCACCTCCAACGCCACGCTGGAAGAGGCCTGCGGCCGCATCCAGCGTTTCTGCGCGGCGGTGAAATAG
- a CDS encoding calcium-binding protein: MTTYAFETITPEQALNIRSGDYLTFARGPASQVSVAYVPESLPLPARIEVTFQGRTVAFGEELSDLSVRGGVDVADHSRLKIGGEGREVLTGFDGSDGLYGGAGDDTLNGFDGGDLLHGNSGNDLLNGGAGANTIYGGKGDDVINVSAFRETAGSWAHGNQGDDEIVGGAGNDTLYGGQGNDFIGGKEGDDYISGDLGDDEIHAGAGNDTVSGGAGNDTLYSNDGSDLLRGGDGHDMLVIYGPGASLAEGGDGNDTLVSASAEQSVLYGGAGRDQFEFASSAAPGQGFDDLIVDWESGDRLHFAEVSAYSILPRSYSEFVTDSYEHALAIANEHISAAGAHYVAAQVGDDVLVFADTDGNPADGADVAIMLVGRALADIGLENFI; encoded by the coding sequence GTGACCACCTACGCCTTCGAGACCATCACCCCCGAGCAGGCCCTGAACATCCGCTCCGGCGACTACCTGACCTTCGCGCGAGGCCCGGCCAGCCAGGTGAGCGTCGCCTACGTCCCCGAGAGCCTGCCGCTCCCTGCCCGCATCGAGGTCACCTTCCAGGGCCGCACCGTGGCCTTCGGCGAGGAGTTGTCGGACCTCAGCGTGCGCGGCGGCGTGGACGTGGCCGACCACTCGCGGCTGAAGATCGGCGGCGAGGGCCGCGAGGTCCTCACCGGCTTTGACGGCTCGGACGGCCTCTACGGCGGCGCGGGCGACGACACCCTGAACGGCTTCGACGGCGGCGACCTGCTGCACGGCAACAGCGGCAACGACCTGCTGAACGGCGGCGCAGGCGCCAACACCATCTACGGCGGCAAGGGCGATGACGTGATCAACGTCTCCGCTTTCCGCGAGACCGCGGGCTCCTGGGCGCATGGCAACCAGGGCGACGACGAGATCGTCGGCGGCGCGGGGAACGACACCCTCTACGGCGGCCAGGGGAACGACTTCATCGGCGGCAAGGAGGGCGACGACTACATCAGCGGCGACCTCGGCGACGACGAGATCCATGCCGGCGCGGGGAACGACACCGTCAGCGGCGGGGCCGGGAACGACACCCTCTATTCCAACGACGGTTCGGACCTGCTGCGCGGCGGCGACGGCCACGACATGCTGGTGATCTATGGCCCCGGCGCCAGCCTGGCCGAGGGCGGCGACGGGAACGACACCCTCGTCTCGGCCTCGGCGGAGCAGTCGGTGCTCTATGGCGGGGCCGGCCGCGACCAGTTCGAGTTCGCCTCCAGCGCCGCGCCGGGCCAGGGCTTCGACGACCTGATCGTGGACTGGGAGTCCGGCGACCGCCTGCACTTCGCGGAAGTGAGCGCCTATTCGATCCTGCCGCGCTCCTACTCGGAGTTCGTCACCGACAGCTACGAGCATGCCCTGGCGATCGCCAACGAGCACATCTCGGCGGCCGGCGCGCACTATGTGGCCGCGCAGGTGGGCGACGACGTGCTGGTGTTCGCCGACACCGACGGCAACCCCGCCGACGGGGCTGACGTCGCCATCATGCTGGTCGGCCGGGCCCTCGCCGACATCGGCCTGGAGAACTTCATCTAG